One Coffea arabica cultivar ET-39 chromosome 5e, Coffea Arabica ET-39 HiFi, whole genome shotgun sequence DNA segment encodes these proteins:
- the LOC113687713 gene encoding anthocyanidin 3-O-glucosyltransferase 2-like, protein MKTAQLVFVPIPGIGHLVSCVELPKLLIECDERLSITVLIMKLPFDPKVSSYTNSLVETPNLHIRYLELMKEEPSSQLSSFLSVLFRFIDNHKNCVREVLAEISNSVSSHLGGIVIDMFCTSLIDVANEFGVPSYIFCPGGAATLGVLFQLQSLRDDLNEDVSHYENSDDELALPTYINPVPAKLLSPAFFDKDGGGDMLLDQVRRFKETKGIIVNTFLELESHSIQALSNDKTIPPVYAVGPVLNLKGSNSQNQETEMIMKWLDLQPECSVVFLCFGSGGSFDGDQVEEIAYALERSGYRFLWSLRRPSPKENFQFPSEYENLDEVLPEGFLQRTAAVGKVIGWAPQAAVLSHPAAGGFVSHCGWNSILESVWCGVPVATWPLYAEQQQNAFLMVKDLAMAVEIKIDFKRDFVLGVSSEILSADVIERGIKHLMDPEKEIKEKVKEMKEKSRLAPNEGGSSYASLKCFLEDVIDSIP, encoded by the coding sequence ATGAAAACAGCACAGCTGGTTTTCGTTCCTATTCCAGGGATTGGCCACTTAGTATCATGTGTTGAACTACCAAAGCTTCTTATTGAATGCGATGAACGATTATCGATCACCGTCCTGATTATGAAGCTGCCCTTTGATCCAAAAGTCAGTAGCTACACAAATTCGTTGGTAGAAACTCCGAATTTGCACATAAGGTACCTTGAGCTCATGAAAGAAGAGCCTTCTTCTCAATTGTCATCTTTTCTTTCGGTTCTGTTTCGATTTATCGACAACCATAAAAATTGTGTGAGGGAGGTTCTTGCTGAAATATCCAATTCTGTTTCGTCGCATCTTGGTGGGATCGTCATAGACATGTTTTGCACCTCTTTGATTGATGTAGCCAATGAATTTGGGGTTCCTTCCTATATATTTTGCCCAGGCGGCGCTGCAACGCTTGGCGTTTTATTCCAGTTGCAAAGTCTGAGAGATGATCTCAATGAAGATGTGAGCCATTACGAGAATTCAGACGATGAATTAGCTTTGCCTACTTACATCAATCCTGTTCCAGCTAAACTTTTGTCACCTGCATTTTTTGACAAGGATGGAGGTGGCGACATGCTCCTGGATCAGGTCAGAAGATTCAAGGAGACCAAGGGAATCATAGTTAACACTTTCCTTGAGCTAGAATCCCATTCGATTCAGGCCTTGAGCAATGATAAAACCATCCCACCAGTATATGCAGTAGGGCCTGTATTGAATCTGAAGGGAAGCAATagtcaaaatcaagaaactgaGATGATTATGAAATGGCTAGATCTTCAGCCAGAATGTTCTGTTGTGTTCCTTTGCTTTGGTAGTGGAGGTAGTTTTGATGGTGACCAAGTGGAGGAAATTGCCTATGCACTCGAGCGCAGTGGATATCGATTCCTCTGGTCACTGAGAAGGCCTTCAcctaaagaaaattttcagtttccaAGTGAGTATGAGAACCTGGATGAAGTCTTGCCAGAAGGGTTCTTGCAGAGAACTGCAGCCGTTGGAAAAGTTATTGGATGGGCACCACAGGCGGCAGTTCTATCCCATCCTGCTGCGGGGGGCTTTGTTTCTCACTGTGGCTGGAACTCAATATTGGAAAGCGTTTGGTGCGGTGTGCCAGTGGCAACTTGGCCGCTTTATGCAGAGCAGCAGCAGAATGCATTCCTAATGGTGAAAGACTTGGCAATGGCAGTGGAgatcaaaatagatttcaaaagGGATTTCGTACTGGGTGTGAGCAGTGAGATTTTGAGTGCGGATGTGATTGAAAGAGGGATTAAACATCTGATGGATCCTGAGAAGGAAATCAAAGAGAAGGTGAAGGAAATGAAGGAGAAGAGCAGGTTGGCTCCTAATGAAGGAGGATCATCCTATGCTTCCTTGAAGTGCTTTCTTGAAGATGTAATAGATAGTATTCCATAA